GAATTTATTTTGAAGTATCGGCGGCATTTGCTCGCATCTGCGGCTAAGGATCAAGACTTCCTTGGAAGGTTCTCTGAATTGCGCCCACAAGGTATTTCTCTTCGTCGCCAACATAAGCCTTGCTTACAAAAATCCTCTGTGATGAGCTTTGCTCTTGGCCTCTTGCgtttttggggttttttttgttgttgtctcAGTGTCGTACTTCTTATTGCCAGGTTACGCTTCCTTGTACGtctaattaataatatctttGGTTTATGCGTTTTTCAATCAGCTTTGCACAGATTTGGTTTTCTTTCTGGGAGACCTGTTGATTATGCAACTGCGAGGCTGCCGTTGGGAATTCGTTATATTCATGCCACAGGTTTTCcattccttctccttctcttaaTGATTTTATCCCGTGAAACTTTTTTAACCGATCGGAGCCGTTTTATTTATTCCTTTGTTACCCCTTATTTCCAGGATTTCCTTCTTCGGCTGAACGAAACTACTATGAAATTCTTGGTGTTCCTGAAAATGCTAGTcgagatgaaattaaaaaagcaTTCCATTCGGTACGGGCATTTTTGAATTCATGAAATGCCATGtcttataattttcaattaatttatgttatttgcAATGTGTATATCAGCTATATTGTGTGTCAAAATTGGGCCTTCACACAAATCACGTCAAGaagctaatttattttttcatgttccTATCTTTACCTATCATTGTAGCTGCCTTTGTTTGATCTTGATTACTCTGTTCATATACAAAAAATTCTGTTGAGATGCCTCTAAAAAAAATGCTGTTGAGATAATTAAGGTATTGTTTGCATCTATGTGCTATGCGATGCTAAATTAACAACTGTTGCTTGTGTTGTGAGGTGGTTACTGCCTGATATCTGGCTCGTTAGATTATAGAACAGTGTGCTGTggttaaaaaaagaatagaatggCACTTGCAACGAAGATAGTGTGAAATTTAGTTGTTAGATGTTGGCCTATAGAATGTATTATCCTCCATAGGGGGGAGTAAAAGTGAGATCAACCTTGTAATCTTGGAACATTTGTCACCAGGGTCAAATTTGGACCAATTTATTCTTGCAAGAGTTTTAGACGTCTTAGCGTTAACTTCCTACATGGTACAATAGCGTTAATTAGGTCTGTTGTTTTTAATGAAGGGTTAACAAAGTGCAGGTCTGTGTAGTTTTTGGATTAGTTTCTCATCAGAACTTATGGTAATGGTAGGAAGAAATATTGGGGCATATTAGTGGAATAACCATGGgatacattttgtttttgtagtttAGCTCGTGGGAGATTTAAGGAAGATGACATGGGTTCTTTAGTAGTATGAATGTGACTAATACTTTCTTTTTGATGACATGGGACCTCTCCAAGGAATCCCCGGAGACACGACTCCACCCACTAAAACCGTGCAAAAGGTAATCCAGGAGAATTTCTGGTGTAGAATCAAACCTAGGATATTTGAGCCTACAACTTATACCAAACCCTTCCTTTGACCACTAGGTTGTACCCTGACAGGTATTAATACAAGTTTGATATTTGGCAGactgaattttaatttttaacacaCATTTTAGGTCATTGTATAAGCCATTGATGTTTTGGCTAATGCACCTGCTTGTAACAATCATGGTATCATCCTCTGTTCAAGTTGCTGATTTTCATTCTACTATGCAGCTTGCAAAGAAGTACCATCCGGATGCAAATAAGAATAACCCTTCTGCCAAGAGGAAATTTCAAGAGATTAGAGAAGCCTACGAGGTTTGTAGTGGTGTTTGGGCGGCCCATTCTACGCTATTATTGAAAGTATCAAAATTTTAATGGATTTTAAATTGCCTTAGTTTTTCATATAGTTGGTAATCTCGTTCACCGTTTGGTTGTGGTGAATCTCAGACTTTACAAGATCCTGAAAAGAGGGCACAATATGACAGGGTAATGGCTTACTTCTTTCGTATCTTTTAGATTATTATGGTATTTGATGTCTATTGTTAGTTTTTGTGGTTATTATCTGGGTTATGCATTCATCATCTGGCATCCATCCAGTGGTTTGTGCTAATTTGAGTTTTGAATATTTCACATTCCTGCATTTCAAAGTATTTGTCTCCCATTTAAGCTTCTCAATCTAACCAGATTCATCTCTCTTAATTTCTAATAAAGAAGCACACCCAAGGTTCAGAAAATGTAGAATATGCTGGTGGTGGTGCAGATGGGTTTAGATATGCTTACCGAACTCATTTCTCTGAttcattccataaaatattttccgaGGTAGTTTTTCATAAACTTCAAAATTAATGCAGTCTATTGCCAGGAATATACTTACAGTCTTTTTTATGCCTTCAGATCTTTGAACATGAGACTGATCGTTTTGCGTCTGATATCCAGGTGAACTTGTTTTGCCTTCGGTTCCAAttgttatataactatataagaaTAGTCTCCCATATTACCTTGGTGAAACATGGTTGTTTTAATCTGTTTGAAATTTGTTAGGTTGAGTTGTCACTCTCCTTTTCTGAAGCTGCAAAAGGATGCACAAAAAATCTGTCCTTTGATGCATTTGTGCCCTGTGATTTTTGCCGTGAGTAAACTCATATTTTCTTTGCATCATATTGTGTGACCCTTGCAGAAAATGCGCCTTTTATAACTGTACAATTTAGTCTTTTTATGTGCTGCTAATCTAGGAACTCCTTTGCACTTGCCATGGCTTTGGCCATCCAACTAGTTGGGGTTACATCCTTTTCTTCTAATAGCAGTAGAGGAAGCACATCAAGAGAGTGAGAAAGAAAACTCTTGGAATACATTCGCCATGTCGGGCGTAATGGGCTCAACCTAAGTCAAACTATCATATTAGCTTTATTTTGGTCAATACCACCATCATCTTTGGTTATTAATGAAAAGCTAACTATtgcctatttttattataagactTTTTGCCAGTTATGAACAGTTGAATATGTAAATTGCCTGATTTGTTTAATTGACATATTTAAAGTAAAGCAGGCTTTGCTCTTATAATTTTCCTGGTATAAATTATTGCTTTTCTTTGTCCTTTTGTCTATCTCATGATGCAGATGGGCGTGGCTATCCACTTGATGCCGAGATAAAAGTTTGTCCAACTTGTGGAGGCATAGGGAGAGTAAGTGCTTTGAAGATCTGCACTGATGATTGTTAGTTGATAGATCATTCTGAAAGGACTCATGTTGGATAATTTCATTTGCCTATTCTTGTAGTGGGTTATtagttttaatatttctttcatttctaaTCGAAAATACATAATCAACCAGGTTACAATTCCTCCATTTACATCAAGGTGTGGCACTTGTAAAGGGTCTGGCCAAATTATTAAGGTCTGGTGTGAACTTCACTGAATAACTTTGTcaagatttattttcttgatataaGCAAACGATATAATATTGCCTTTTCTATTTATCTGGAACAGGACTACTGTATGTCATGTAAAGGATCAGGGGTAGTTGAAGGTGTTAAGGAGGTTAAAGTTACAATTCCAGCAGGTTGTTCCAAGACTTTTCTCTTGCATGAAATCACATAAAGATGTAGCTGAGTTGGCATAGGAGTGTGGTGAATCCTTCAGTCTAATTCTTACCAAACAAATGGCAGGGAGGGAAggaagaagggggggggggggggggggggggggggggggggggggggggggggggggggattgcaAATAGGTTATGTTTTATGAAATCGCCTAAAGAAGTAGCTGAGTTGGCATAGGGGCGTGGTGAATCCTATGTCTAATTCGTACAAGACAAAATGtggaagagagaagaagaggttgCGAAGAGATAGTAATATATTATGTCATTAAGTAATAATcagaaacatttatttttatgaggtTGGCCCAACGCATTTTCCTGACGTCTACACTCTACATGCTGATGTAATTGGGATAATCATTTCAAGAGGATACATGGTTTTTGGtgcaattttgttttaattatatgttatttagTATTACACGATTGAATTTCCTTTATGACCAGGGATTGATTCTGTGTTCGACATGAATGCAAGGTGTACATAatgcaaattttgaaaaattgataagCGATATGACTGTGGACCATATAGGAGTTTGGTTTGAAACtgtatttgaagtactttcaGGGTGacaagaagagaaaaacataaaaagtcCTTACTAAAAAACATAGTTTTTGTTCATGTAATGTATGTCTAGTGACTAGGAACTGCTGCATACATATCTTATTGGTAGATTTCCATCTGTTTATCTATAACggcactattttttcaaaatgtctTAGGTGTGGACGCTGGAGATACCATTCGTATACCAGGAGCTGGTAGTGGAGGAAGAGGAAGTCAAGCTGGCagcttatttattaaaataaaggcagagttttacttaaattttatatttaaagttttAGTTATTACAtgtactaataaaaaaaacagttatgatttcaattttataaaaaccttatgtgatttcaatttttttttatcaatttctatGATGCTAAATTAGCGAAGGTTCATTAAAGTTTCTAGGTTGTGGCAGTGGTGGGAGGCagcatataaattttgtttgaaaaagagAGGGGAAAAGGATAAAAAACTCATGAATCCTGCTCTACTTTTCCAGTTGGGTATCCTAACAATCTATCATATCATATAAGCCCAATATTTTGAGTTTGTGGTTATGGCATTATGCCATGGAGAGAGAGTAGCTTTGTGGAGATTGGTGGTTGAAGTCAAATATGGTAGTATGCAATGAGGATGCTCTTCAAATGAGGTTAGTGTGCCCTTTAGGATTGGGGTGTGGATAAATATTAGGAGGGGGTGGGGGATTTCACTTGTGTTAGATTAAAGGTGGGTGATGGATCTAAGATCATATTCGAGCACAATGTGTGTCGTGGGGATTAGCTTTTAACAATAGCTTTCCCGTCATTGTTTAGCATCTCTTGGTGTAAGGAGACGTTGATAGCTGAACATTTGCATATCTCTGATGATAAATCCAGTGGAATTTTACTTTGATTAGATCAGAGCATGATTGGGAGGTGGAGTTGATCtcttcattttcactcttttagGTTGGGAGGAGATGGTGATGCTAAAATGTTGGATCCCTTCCAAAAGATGGGCTTTCGAGCTCAAGTCTTTCCACTCTGCTCTCTTCCCCCAAGTTGCTCTTTCCTTCCCttagaagaatatttggagaatAAGGTGCTGTTGAGAGAagcattttttgtttggatgacTGTCTGAGGGAAGATTCTGATGGtggataacttttttttttgataagtaagaaatatATTGAGACCATGTAATTAGGcatatagcccaagtacactggaagtatacaagagaaaatacctaattacaagctaaagCTGAAAAACAGCACGGAAGTCATTGGGACTAAACCCATCCATTACAATAACCATAGCCCAAAGcaataaagaatgaaaaaagaaagcccTAATCCCATCCACCAAGCGTTCGCTATTGTCGAAACAGCGACCACTCCTCTGTTGGTGGATAACTTGAGGAGGGGAAATGTTGTGATAGAATGGTTTTGCACGTGTAAGCATGACGGAAAAAGTATAGATCATCTTCTACTGCATTTCAAGGTGGCTATGAAGTTATGGGTATTAATATTCTTTACTTTTTTGATTGAGTTGGTCTGCCCAGCAGGTGGGAGATTTGATGGCTTGTTGGGGAAATCCACTCGGTAGTCTTAGCAATTTAGAAGTGTAGGTGATACTTCTTTTGTGTTGGATGCAGAAGTATATTTGGTAGAAACATAATGCTAGGACCTTTGAAGATTGCGAGAGGGTGTTCAGATTAAAATTCATTATGTTCAATTCTCTTAATGTTTGGAGGACTGTGTACAATAGCTTCTGTTTCTCTAGTTTTCTACATTTCATGAAAATTCCTCTCGtgttcaaattaaaatttctgtTTCTCTTATGTTTGGAGGACTGCTGCGTACAATATGTTCTTTCAATTCATCTTCACCTTagttgggttttaaaaaaaaatagttattaatGCATTTATTAAAAGCGTTAAGGGGTTGAAGAAGTCTTTTCATAGGGtgtatacaaaggaaacacccaactaacaagaagaaaaagagcaGAAGTCTTTGATGTCTTAAAAACTGAGAGATACAAAGTTGTGGTGAGCAGCCATACAAATATAGAGGGTGTTGAAGTTAATAGCTATTTACTCAGACCCATCCTTTCTTGGCCTCCAAAAGTTTGAGCTTTGCCTTCTtcccaaatacaccacattaagcatagAGGGGCCATCTTCCAAACACATGAATTTCTATGGTCTCCAAAGGTATTCTGCCAACATGCCAACAATTCCACTCGTTGGGCATAACCCACTCAATCCCAAAAGTACTGAATATTGCTGCCCATAACTCCTTAGCAACTCACAATGTATCAAAAGGTGATCAATGCTTTCCCCATGTTACTTACACATGTACAGCAATGTGCCTCTTTTTCAGATTATCAGTGGTTAGGATCTTCCCTAGTgtttccaaccaaacaaaaaaagcaaccTTTGAAGGTGCATTGTttctccaaatacacttccaaggaaatGAAGAGCCAATTGAAGGAATGAGCACATTGAAATAGGATTTAACATCAAATTTACGTCTTTTAGACTGGATCCAACATATTATATCATCACCTCTGCTTCTCCATCTGAAAGAATACAACTTGTTGAAGAACATAGAGAACATCTTGATTCCTTAATCTTGGGCtgcttttataaaatttacattcaaTTGGGGCATGCTGATTTTGAAATTGGCAAATGTTCTGCAACTGAAGCCTCCTTGCATTGGGATAACAGATGCTACTCCAGGAAAATAGTAGgttatttcttatttcatacTTATTGTGTTCTTGGGTGCATGGGTTGCACCCTTTTGTGCTTTGAACAAAACTGccttatttattaaattaaaagagttatattatatattacactCTAATCTCATAAGTGGTGGCTATCTTCGATGTGCAAtagcttttcttttcaaaacttgCTTCCTTGGAATGGCTGTATACATCTATATCTAAAAgcataaaatatgaatttactTGAAATGGTTAAAAGAAGGCTTCTTTGTTACATGGCTTGTGTCTATAGTAGAAGTAACCATGATTTGCTGCTTTGGGATGCTTCCTTCTGAACTTTCTGTTGTTTTGGTAAATTAGGTTGCTGAAGATCCTGTCTTCACTAGAGATGGTGCAGACATTTATGTGGATTCTAATATTAGCTTTACGCAAGTGAGAAATGAATCTTTACTTGAGTAGTTTGTCA
This genomic interval from Juglans microcarpa x Juglans regia isolate MS1-56 chromosome 4D, Jm3101_v1.0, whole genome shotgun sequence contains the following:
- the LOC121259343 gene encoding chaperone protein dnaJ 1, mitochondrial isoform X2, with product MGRFSWLRLYRRHLLASAAKDQDFLGRFSELRPQALHRFGFLSGRPVDYATARLPLGIRYIHATGFPSSAERNYYEILGVPENASRDEIKKAFHSLAKKYHPDANKNNPSAKRKFQEIREAYETLQDPEKRAQYDRHTQGSENVEYAGGGADGFRYAYRTHFSDSFHKIFSEIFEHETDRFASDIQVELSLSFSEAAKGCTKNLSFDAFVPCDFCHGRGYPLDAEIKVCPTCGGIGRVTIPPFTSRCGTCKGSGQIIKDYCMSCKGSGVVEGVKEVKVTIPAGVDAGDTIRIPGAGSGGRGSQAGSLFIKIKVAEDPVFTRDGADIYVDSNISFTQAILGGTVDVQTLSGKVQVKIPKAVQPGQLLVLRGKGLPKHGFLVSHGDQYVRFRVNFPTVLNERQRAILEEFAQEEISYANSNSTEGNWWQQILERITGRRFMLELSLIMLILLFLKKIMG
- the LOC121259343 gene encoding chaperone protein dnaJ 1, mitochondrial isoform X3 encodes the protein MGRFSWLRLYRRHLLASAAKDQDFLGRFSELRPQALHRFGFLSGRPVDYATARLPLGIRYIHATGFPSSAERNYYEILGVPENASRDEIKKAFHSLAKKYHPDANKNNPSAKRKFQEIREAYETLQDPEKRAQYDRKHTQGSENVEYAGGGADGFRYAYRTHFSDSFHKIFSEIFEHETDRFASDIQVELSLSFSEAAKGCTKNLSFDAFVPCDFCHGRGYPLDAEIKVCPTCGGIGRVTIPPFTSRCGTCKGSGQIIKDYCMSCKGSGVVEGVKEVKVTIPAGVDAGDTIRIPGAGSGGRGSQAGSLFIKIKVAEDPVFTRDGADIYVDSNISFTQAILGGTVDVQTLSGKVQVKIPKAVQPGQLLVLRGKGLPKHGFLVSHGDQYVRFRVNFPTVLNERQRAILEEFAQEEISYANSNSTEGNWLYQQLSTG
- the LOC121259343 gene encoding chaperone protein dnaJ 1, mitochondrial isoform X1, whose protein sequence is MGRFSWLRLYRRHLLASAAKDQDFLGRFSELRPQALHRFGFLSGRPVDYATARLPLGIRYIHATGFPSSAERNYYEILGVPENASRDEIKKAFHSLAKKYHPDANKNNPSAKRKFQEIREAYETLQDPEKRAQYDRKHTQGSENVEYAGGGADGFRYAYRTHFSDSFHKIFSEIFEHETDRFASDIQVELSLSFSEAAKGCTKNLSFDAFVPCDFCHGRGYPLDAEIKVCPTCGGIGRVTIPPFTSRCGTCKGSGQIIKDYCMSCKGSGVVEGVKEVKVTIPAGVDAGDTIRIPGAGSGGRGSQAGSLFIKIKVAEDPVFTRDGADIYVDSNISFTQAILGGTVDVQTLSGKVQVKIPKAVQPGQLLVLRGKGLPKHGFLVSHGDQYVRFRVNFPTVLNERQRAILEEFAQEEISYANSNSTEGNWWQQILERITGRRFMLELSLIMLILLFLKKIMG
- the LOC121259343 gene encoding chaperone protein dnaJ 1, mitochondrial isoform X4; translated protein: MGRFSWLRLYRRHLLASAAKDQDFLGRFSELRPQALHRFGFLSGRPVDYATARLPLGIRYIHATGFPSSAERNYYEILGVPENASRDEIKKAFHSLAKKYHPDANKNNPSAKRKFQEIREAYETLQDPEKRAQYDRKHTQGSENVEYAGGGADGFRYAYRTHFSDSFHKIFSEIFEHETDRFASDIQVELSLSFSEAAKGCTKNLSFDAFVPCDFCHGRGYPLDAEIKVCPTCGGIGRVTIPPFTSRCGTCKGSGQIIKDYCMSCKGSGVVEGVKEVKVTIPAGVDAGDTIRIPGAGSGGRGSQAGSLFIKIKAILGGTVDVQTLSGKVQVKIPKAVQPGQLLVLRGKGLPKHGFLVSHGDQYVRFRVNFPTVLNERQRAILEEFAQEEISYANSNSTEGNWWQQILERITGRRFMLELSLIMLILLFLKKIMG
- the LOC121259343 gene encoding chaperone protein dnaJ 1, mitochondrial isoform X6 codes for the protein MQLRGCRWEFVIFMPQLAKKYHPDANKNNPSAKRKFQEIREAYETLQDPEKRAQYDRKHTQGSENVEYAGGGADGFRYAYRTHFSDSFHKIFSEIFEHETDRFASDIQVELSLSFSEAAKGCTKNLSFDAFVPCDFCHGRGYPLDAEIKVCPTCGGIGRVTIPPFTSRCGTCKGSGQIIKDYCMSCKGSGVVEGVKEVKVTIPAGVDAGDTIRIPGAGSGGRGSQAGSLFIKIKVAEDPVFTRDGADIYVDSNISFTQAILGGTVDVQTLSGKVQVKIPKAVQPGQLLVLRGKGLPKHGFLVSHGDQYVRFRVNFPTVLNERQRAILEEFAQEEISYANSNSTEGNWWQQILERITGRRFMLELSLIMLILLFLKKIMG
- the LOC121259343 gene encoding chaperone protein dnaJ 1, mitochondrial isoform X7, whose amino-acid sequence is MQLRGCRWEFVIFMPQLAKKYHPDANKNNPSAKRKFQEIREAYETLQDPEKRAQYDRHTQGSENVEYAGGGADGFRYAYRTHFSDSFHKIFSEIFEHETDRFASDIQVELSLSFSEAAKGCTKNLSFDAFVPCDFCHGRGYPLDAEIKVCPTCGGIGRVTIPPFTSRCGTCKGSGQIIKDYCMSCKGSGVVEGVKEVKVTIPAGVDAGDTIRIPGAGSGGRGSQAGSLFIKIKVAEDPVFTRDGADIYVDSNISFTQAILGGTVDVQTLSGKVQVKIPKAVQPGQLLVLRGKGLPKHGFLVSHGDQYVRFRVNFPTVLNERQRAILEEFAQEEISYANSNSTEGNWWQQILERITGRRFMLELSLIMLILLFLKKIMG
- the LOC121259343 gene encoding chaperone protein dnaJ 1, mitochondrial isoform X5; translation: MGPLQGIPGDTTPPTKTVQKLAKKYHPDANKNNPSAKRKFQEIREAYETLQDPEKRAQYDRKHTQGSENVEYAGGGADGFRYAYRTHFSDSFHKIFSEIFEHETDRFASDIQVELSLSFSEAAKGCTKNLSFDAFVPCDFCHGRGYPLDAEIKVCPTCGGIGRVTIPPFTSRCGTCKGSGQIIKDYCMSCKGSGVVEGVKEVKVTIPAGVDAGDTIRIPGAGSGGRGSQAGSLFIKIKVAEDPVFTRDGADIYVDSNISFTQAILGGTVDVQTLSGKVQVKIPKAVQPGQLLVLRGKGLPKHGFLVSHGDQYVRFRVNFPTVLNERQRAILEEFAQEEISYANSNSTEGNWWQQILERITGRRFMLELSLIMLILLFLKKIMG